Proteins encoded in a region of the Saccharothrix ecbatanensis genome:
- the bioD gene encoding dethiobiotin synthase — MSVLVITGTGTEVGKTVVVAALAALAVAEGRRVAVLKPAQTGVADGEPGDLAEVVRLAGPVTTRELRRYPEPLAPATAARRSGLPTVHPSEIASAAVALDETHDLVLVEGAGGLLVRFDDTGSTIADAAWALNAPVLIVSHPGLGTLNMTALTSEALLRRGLESIGVVVGRWPSTPDLATRTNLVDLPEAAGAPLLGVLPDGAGSLDRTEFAEMARDALSPWFGGDFDPEKFAAPHTC; from the coding sequence GTGAGCGTCCTCGTGATCACCGGCACGGGCACCGAGGTCGGCAAGACGGTGGTCGTCGCCGCCTTGGCGGCACTGGCCGTCGCCGAAGGCCGACGGGTCGCCGTGCTCAAGCCCGCGCAGACCGGCGTCGCCGACGGCGAACCGGGCGACCTCGCCGAGGTGGTCCGCCTCGCCGGCCCGGTCACCACCCGTGAGCTGCGTCGATACCCCGAACCGCTGGCGCCGGCCACGGCCGCGCGCCGGTCCGGCCTGCCCACCGTGCACCCCAGCGAGATCGCCTCGGCGGCCGTGGCGCTGGACGAGACGCACGACCTGGTGCTGGTCGAGGGCGCGGGCGGGCTGCTGGTCCGGTTCGACGACACGGGCTCGACCATCGCCGACGCGGCGTGGGCGCTCAACGCCCCCGTGCTGATCGTCTCCCACCCCGGCCTCGGCACCCTGAACATGACCGCGCTGACCTCGGAAGCCCTGCTCCGGCGGGGTCTGGAGTCGATCGGCGTGGTGGTCGGCCGCTGGCCTTCCACACCCGACCTGGCCACCCGCACCAACCTCGTGGACCTGCCCGAAGCCGCCGGCGCGCCACTGCTCGGCGTGCTGCCCGACGGGGCGGGGTCGCTGGACCGCACGGAGTTCGCCGAAATGGCCCGGGACGCCCTGTCGCCGTGGTTCGGCGGCGACTTCGACCCGGAGAAGTTCGCCGCGCCGCACACCTGCTGA
- a CDS encoding glutaredoxin family protein — MSEIVLYGADWCGDCRRAKAWLREHEVPFTEVDVEHDDAARDRAIEIAGGRKNIPVVVLPDGRVLIEPTNTELAAAVQH; from the coding sequence ATGAGTGAGATCGTTCTCTACGGTGCGGACTGGTGTGGCGACTGCCGACGGGCGAAGGCATGGCTGCGGGAGCACGAAGTGCCGTTCACCGAGGTCGACGTCGAACACGACGACGCGGCCCGCGACCGGGCGATCGAGATCGCCGGCGGACGCAAGAACATCCCGGTGGTCGTGCTGCCGGACGGCCGGGTGCTGATCGAGCCGACGAACACCGAACTCGCCGCCGCCGTCCAGCACTGA
- a CDS encoding adenosylmethionine--8-amino-7-oxononanoate transaminase, with the protein MDRDELLKLDQAHVWHPYGPMPGTLEPLVVSSASGVRLRLDDGRELVDGMSSWWAAIHGYRHPVLDEAVRDQLGRMSHVMFGGLTHEPAVALSARLVEITPEPLQHVFLCDSGSVSVEVAVKMAVQYWRSQGRPEKRRLLTWRGGYHGDTFQPMSVCDPEGGMHSLWRGVLPEQVFASAPPRDLETAYVQELADLIEAHAGELAAVIVEPVVQGAGGMRFHDPRYLHVLRELTLAHDVLLIFDEIATGFGRTGELFAADHAGISPDVMCLGKALTGGYLSMAATLCTSRVADGISRGDVPVLAHGPTFMGNPLASAVALASTDLLLSQDWKGSVGRIENGLRSGLAQAPGGVRVLGAIGVVQLDHPVDMAAATAAAVDHGVWLRPFRDLIYTMPPFISTDDDVAAISAAVVAAAEASHAQQG; encoded by the coding sequence GTGGACCGCGATGAGCTGCTGAAGCTGGACCAGGCACACGTCTGGCACCCGTACGGCCCGATGCCGGGCACCCTGGAGCCGCTGGTGGTCTCGTCGGCTTCGGGGGTCCGGCTGCGGCTGGACGACGGCCGCGAGCTCGTCGACGGCATGTCGTCCTGGTGGGCCGCGATCCACGGCTACCGGCACCCCGTCCTCGACGAGGCGGTGCGCGACCAGCTCGGCCGGATGAGCCACGTCATGTTCGGCGGCCTCACCCACGAGCCCGCGGTGGCGTTGTCGGCACGGCTGGTGGAGATCACGCCCGAGCCGTTGCAGCACGTGTTCCTGTGCGACTCGGGCTCGGTGTCGGTCGAGGTCGCGGTCAAGATGGCGGTGCAGTACTGGCGTTCACAGGGCCGGCCGGAGAAGCGGCGGCTGCTGACGTGGCGCGGCGGGTACCACGGCGACACGTTCCAGCCGATGTCGGTGTGCGACCCGGAGGGCGGGATGCACTCGCTGTGGCGGGGCGTGCTGCCGGAGCAGGTGTTCGCGTCCGCGCCGCCGCGCGACCTGGAGACCGCGTACGTCCAGGAGCTGGCCGACCTGATCGAGGCGCACGCCGGCGAGCTGGCCGCCGTCATCGTGGAGCCGGTCGTGCAGGGCGCCGGTGGGATGCGATTCCACGACCCGCGCTACCTGCACGTGCTGCGCGAGCTGACGTTGGCGCACGACGTGCTGCTGATCTTCGACGAGATCGCCACCGGCTTCGGCCGCACCGGTGAGCTGTTCGCCGCCGACCACGCCGGGATCAGCCCGGACGTCATGTGCCTTGGCAAGGCGTTGACCGGCGGATACCTGTCGATGGCGGCGACCCTGTGCACGTCACGCGTGGCGGACGGCATCTCGCGCGGCGACGTGCCGGTGCTGGCCCACGGGCCGACGTTCATGGGCAACCCGCTCGCGTCGGCGGTCGCGCTGGCGTCCACCGACCTGCTGTTGTCCCAGGACTGGAAGGGGTCGGTGGGGCGGATTGAGAACGGGCTGAGGTCCGGGCTGGCGCAGGCCCCCGGTGGCGTGCGGGTGCTCGGCGCGATCGGCGTCGTGCAGCTCGACCACCCGGTGGACATGGCCGCCGCGACCGCCGCCGCCGTCGACCACGGGGTGTGGCTGCGGCCGTTCCGGGACCTGATCTACACCATGCCGCCGTTCATCAGCACGGACGACGACGTGGCCGCGATCAGCGCCGCCGTCGTCGCCGCGGCCGAGGCGTCACACGCGCAGCAGGGTTGA
- a CDS encoding cytochrome P450 family protein: MGEKIAGLDVLGPEYFTDPHAYHARMREQAAATEVVLPRGTRAWLVTRYEDARHALADQRFSKDYRAFPDVMRRNKVGDDDVPEEFDQSLMKHMLNLDPPDHTRLRKLVTKAFTARRVEQLRSRVQEITDGLLDEMAAKAATTGAGIDLVDALSFPLPITVICEMLDVPLDQRDDFRAWSNTLVLGGPDADAVQEAAGRMADYLTRLVEHKRSDPGDDFFSELVHADEEGDRLDHMELISMAFLLLVAGHETTVNLITSGVQLLLRHPDQAERLRADRSLLPGAVEEFLRYESPVNHATIRVTVEDVEVGDVVIPKGSVVVVSLNGANRDADRFPDADRFDITRPAGGHLAFGHGVHYCLGAPLARMEGEIAIGSLLDRFDFALAADPESLRWRQGTLMRGLESLPVSLTPRGPR, from the coding sequence GTGGGGGAGAAGATCGCCGGTCTCGACGTGCTCGGACCCGAGTACTTCACCGACCCGCACGCCTATCACGCGCGGATGCGCGAGCAGGCGGCGGCGACCGAAGTGGTGTTGCCGCGCGGCACGAGGGCGTGGCTCGTCACCCGGTACGAGGATGCCCGGCACGCGCTGGCCGACCAGCGGTTCAGCAAGGACTACCGGGCTTTCCCGGACGTCATGCGGCGCAACAAGGTCGGGGACGACGACGTGCCGGAGGAGTTCGACCAGTCCCTGATGAAGCACATGCTGAACCTGGACCCGCCGGACCACACCCGGCTGCGCAAGCTCGTCACCAAGGCGTTCACCGCGCGGCGGGTCGAGCAGCTGCGGTCCCGGGTGCAGGAGATCACCGACGGGCTGCTGGACGAGATGGCCGCGAAGGCCGCGACCACCGGCGCCGGGATCGACCTGGTCGACGCGCTGTCCTTCCCGCTGCCCATCACGGTGATCTGCGAGATGCTCGACGTGCCGCTGGACCAGCGCGACGACTTCCGGGCGTGGTCGAACACCCTCGTCCTCGGCGGCCCGGACGCGGACGCCGTGCAGGAGGCGGCGGGTCGGATGGCGGACTACCTGACCCGGCTGGTCGAGCACAAGCGGTCCGACCCGGGTGACGACTTCTTCTCGGAGCTGGTGCACGCCGACGAGGAAGGCGACCGGCTCGACCACATGGAACTGATCTCCATGGCGTTCCTGCTGCTGGTCGCCGGGCACGAGACGACGGTCAACCTGATCACCAGCGGCGTGCAGCTCCTGCTCCGCCACCCCGACCAGGCGGAGAGGCTGCGCGCCGACCGGTCGTTGCTGCCGGGCGCGGTGGAGGAGTTCCTGCGCTACGAGAGCCCGGTCAACCACGCCACGATCCGCGTCACCGTGGAGGACGTCGAGGTCGGCGACGTGGTCATCCCGAAGGGCAGCGTGGTGGTCGTGTCGCTGAACGGCGCGAACCGCGACGCGGACCGGTTCCCCGACGCGGACCGGTTCGACATCACCCGGCCCGCCGGCGGGCACCTGGCGTTCGGCCACGGCGTGCACTACTGCCTGGGCGCGCCGCTGGCCCGGATGGAGGGCGAGATCGCGATCGGGTCGCTGCTGGACCGGTTCGACTTCGCCCTGGCGGCCGACCCGGAGTCGCTGCGGTGGCGGCAGGGCACGCTCATGCGCGGGCTGGAGTCGCTCCCGGTTAGCCTGACGCCCCGTGGACCGCGATGA
- the dnaE gene encoding DNA polymerase III subunit alpha, giving the protein MSDSFVHLHVHTEYSMLDGAAKLKDMFAECERMGMTAAAITDHGNMYGAYDFYRQATSAGVKPVIGIEAYLAPESRFNKKRVLWGDPGQKSDDVSASGAYTHQTIWARNNEGLHNLMKMSSRASTEGQLGKWPRMDVELIAEHAAGLMATTGCPSGEVQTRLRLGHEKEALEAAAKYRDIYGAENFFVELMDHGIEIESRVRGGLMDIAKKLSIPFVVTNDSHYTYSEDRDAHAALLCVQTGKTLADPNRFKFDGTGYHLKSPDEMRAIDSSDAWQEGCRNTLLVAEKVDTTGMFAFQNLMPRYPTPDGQTEADYFREEVWEGMRRRFPEGVDEVHRKQVEFEIDVILQMGFPSYFLVVADFINWAKANGIRVGPGRGSAAGALIAYAMGITDLDPLAHGLIFERFLNPDRVSPPDIDIDFDERRRGDVIRYVTEKWGADKVAQVITFGTIKAKAAIKDSARVLYGQPGYAVADRISKAMPPAVMGKDIPLAGVFDPQHKRYSEAAEVRALYETDPQVKEIIDTGRGLEGLIRNAGVHACAVIMSAEPLTDHIPVWKRPQDGSIITQFDYPTCETLGLLKMDFLGLSNLTTIDDALKNIALNGKGDVDITTVALDDRKAYELLGRGDTLGVFQLDGGALRDLLRLMRPDNFEDVSAVIALYRPGPMGANSHTNYALRKNKQQEITPIHPELEESLAEILDTTYGLIVYQEQVMAIARKVAGYTLAQADLLRRAMGKKKKEILDKEYEGFEAGMLANGYSPEAIKTLWDILVPFADYAFNKAHSAAYGLIAYWTAYLKANYPGEYMAALLTTNSDNKDKSAVYLAECRRMGITVLPPDVNESEREFVAVGNDIRFGLGAIRNVGANVVDAIIRTRKEKGKFADFSDFLRKVDVQACNKKVVESLIKAGAFDSLGHPRKGLHMVHVEAVDAIMLTKKEEARGQFDLFGDGGGDDAGVFDVKIPDEHWEAKHQLTLEREMLGLYVSGHPLNGVEQLLGSYSDTSIPRILEGDVQDGTQVTLGGILTTVTRRVNKNGEPWASAMLEDLAGGIEVLFFPKSYMVHGMSVAEDAIVLVKARVAKREDRTSLIANDLVVPDLSELGAQALKLKVAASRCDPKLVTLLKEVLSAHPGTTEVHLNLVINSSRNTLLKLDDALRVTPTPSLMGDLKALLGPGCLG; this is encoded by the coding sequence GTGTCCGACTCGTTTGTGCACCTCCACGTGCACACCGAGTACTCGATGCTCGATGGCGCGGCCAAGCTGAAGGACATGTTCGCCGAGTGCGAGCGGATGGGCATGACGGCCGCCGCGATCACCGACCACGGCAACATGTACGGCGCCTACGACTTCTACCGGCAGGCGACGTCGGCCGGGGTCAAGCCGGTGATCGGCATCGAGGCGTACCTGGCGCCGGAGTCGCGCTTCAACAAGAAGCGCGTGCTGTGGGGCGACCCGGGGCAGAAGTCCGACGACGTCTCAGCCAGCGGCGCGTACACCCACCAGACCATCTGGGCCCGGAACAACGAGGGCCTGCACAACCTGATGAAGATGTCCAGCCGGGCCTCCACGGAGGGTCAGCTGGGCAAGTGGCCCCGGATGGACGTCGAGCTGATCGCCGAGCACGCGGCGGGGCTGATGGCGACCACCGGCTGCCCGTCCGGCGAGGTCCAGACCCGGCTGCGCCTGGGCCACGAGAAGGAGGCCCTGGAGGCCGCCGCGAAGTACCGCGACATCTACGGCGCGGAGAACTTCTTCGTCGAGCTGATGGACCACGGCATCGAGATCGAGAGCCGGGTCCGGGGCGGGCTGATGGACATCGCCAAGAAGCTCAGCATCCCGTTCGTGGTGACCAACGACTCGCACTACACCTACTCCGAGGACCGTGACGCGCACGCGGCGCTGCTGTGCGTGCAGACCGGCAAGACGCTCGCGGACCCGAACCGGTTCAAGTTCGACGGCACGGGCTACCACCTGAAGTCGCCGGACGAGATGCGCGCGATCGACTCGTCCGACGCCTGGCAGGAGGGGTGCCGCAACACCCTGCTGGTGGCCGAGAAGGTCGACACCACCGGCATGTTCGCCTTCCAGAACCTGATGCCGCGCTACCCGACGCCCGACGGGCAGACCGAGGCGGACTACTTCCGCGAAGAGGTCTGGGAGGGCATGCGCCGCCGGTTCCCGGAGGGCGTGGACGAGGTGCACCGCAAGCAGGTCGAGTTCGAGATCGACGTCATCCTCCAGATGGGCTTCCCGTCCTACTTCCTGGTGGTCGCCGACTTCATCAACTGGGCCAAGGCCAACGGCATCCGGGTCGGCCCCGGCCGTGGTTCCGCCGCGGGCGCGCTGATCGCGTACGCGATGGGCATCACGGACCTCGACCCGCTGGCCCACGGCCTGATCTTCGAGCGGTTCCTGAACCCGGACCGGGTCAGCCCGCCCGACATCGACATCGACTTCGACGAGCGCCGGCGCGGTGACGTGATCCGGTACGTCACCGAGAAGTGGGGCGCCGACAAGGTCGCCCAGGTCATCACGTTCGGCACGATCAAGGCGAAGGCGGCGATCAAGGACTCGGCCCGCGTGCTGTACGGGCAGCCGGGCTACGCGGTCGCCGACCGGATCTCGAAGGCCATGCCGCCCGCCGTGATGGGCAAGGACATCCCGCTGGCGGGCGTCTTCGACCCGCAGCACAAGCGGTACTCCGAGGCCGCCGAGGTGCGCGCCCTCTACGAGACGGACCCGCAGGTCAAGGAGATCATCGACACCGGCCGCGGGCTGGAGGGCCTGATCCGCAACGCGGGCGTGCACGCCTGCGCGGTGATCATGTCCGCGGAGCCGCTGACGGACCACATCCCGGTCTGGAAGCGCCCGCAGGACGGGTCGATCATCACCCAGTTCGACTACCCGACGTGCGAGACGCTCGGCCTGCTGAAGATGGACTTCCTCGGCCTGAGCAACCTGACCACGATCGACGACGCGCTGAAGAACATCGCGCTCAACGGCAAGGGCGACGTCGACATCACGACTGTCGCCCTCGACGACCGGAAGGCCTACGAGCTGCTGGGCCGCGGTGACACGCTGGGCGTGTTCCAGCTCGACGGCGGCGCCCTGCGCGACCTGCTGCGGCTCATGCGCCCGGACAACTTCGAGGACGTCTCGGCCGTCATCGCGCTGTACCGGCCGGGCCCGATGGGCGCGAACTCGCACACGAACTACGCGCTGCGCAAGAACAAGCAGCAGGAGATCACCCCGATCCACCCCGAGCTGGAGGAGTCGCTGGCCGAGATCCTGGACACGACCTACGGGTTGATCGTGTACCAGGAGCAGGTCATGGCGATCGCGCGGAAGGTGGCGGGCTACACGCTCGCCCAAGCGGACCTGCTCCGCCGCGCGATGGGCAAGAAGAAGAAGGAGATCCTCGACAAGGAGTACGAGGGTTTCGAGGCGGGAATGCTCGCCAACGGCTACTCGCCCGAGGCGATCAAGACGCTGTGGGACATCCTCGTCCCGTTCGCCGACTACGCGTTCAACAAGGCGCACTCCGCCGCGTACGGCCTGATCGCGTACTGGACCGCGTACCTCAAGGCGAACTACCCCGGCGAGTACATGGCGGCGCTGCTGACCACGAACTCGGACAACAAGGACAAGTCGGCCGTCTACCTGGCCGAGTGCCGCCGGATGGGCATCACGGTGCTGCCGCCGGACGTCAACGAGTCCGAACGCGAGTTCGTCGCGGTCGGCAACGACATCCGGTTCGGCCTCGGCGCGATCCGCAACGTCGGCGCGAACGTGGTCGACGCGATCATCAGGACCCGCAAGGAGAAGGGGAAGTTCGCCGACTTCTCCGACTTCCTGCGCAAGGTCGACGTCCAGGCGTGCAACAAGAAGGTCGTCGAATCGCTGATCAAGGCGGGCGCGTTCGACTCGCTCGGCCACCCGCGCAAGGGCCTGCACATGGTCCACGTCGAGGCGGTCGACGCGATCATGCTGACCAAGAAGGAAGAGGCGCGCGGCCAGTTCGACCTGTTCGGTGACGGCGGCGGCGACGACGCGGGCGTGTTCGACGTGAAAATCCCGGACGAGCACTGGGAGGCCAAGCACCAGCTCACGCTGGAGCGGGAGATGCTCGGCCTGTACGTGTCCGGGCACCCGCTCAACGGCGTGGAGCAGCTGCTCGGGTCCTACTCGGACACGTCGATCCCGCGCATCCTGGAAGGCGACGTGCAGGACGGCACCCAGGTCACGCTGGGCGGCATCCTCACCACCGTGACCCGCCGGGTGAACAAGAACGGCGAGCCGTGGGCGTCGGCGATGCTGGAGGACCTGGCGGGCGGCATCGAGGTGCTGTTCTTCCCCAAGAGCTACATGGTGCACGGCATGTCCGTGGCCGAGGACGCGATCGTGCTGGTGAAGGCGCGGGTGGCGAAGCGGGAGGACCGGACGTCGCTGATCGCCAACGACCTGGTCGTGCCGGACCTGTCGGAACTGGGCGCGCAGGCGTTGAAGCTGAAGGTGGCGGCGTCGCGCTGCGACCCGAAGCTGGTGACGTTGCTGAAGGAAGTCCTCTCCGCGCACCCCGGCACCACCGAGGTGCACCTGAACCTCGTCATCAACAGCAGCCGCAACACGTTGCTGAAGCTGGACGACGCGCTGCGGGTCACGCCGACGCCGTCCCTCATGGGCGATCTGAAGGCGCTGCTTGGACCAGGGTGCTTGGGATGA
- a CDS encoding AsnC family protein: MVAPDPVDARLLAMIAEMGRAAVHEVAARLGMDPREAAARLITLSGSGLPLLVGVECDPNGIRKALANSVAWGSYSGPGGQAVRGTPSGPYPPTPGTVHGTPSGSYPGHPVPQGPPSAPFPAQHGGSGPVPVSEPMSTWGVPGTSGWARGDQAPAPRSRTGKIGTTLETEGLEGARLTIQLVEVVDPADFLFTAAGYKLAAGERAVVVHTELANVGQVPFNSLPDMYLMLMTNKGETVAKAPVSLSSRPPHKIGIQPGETAGGHTVYILPEDTVIFSVRWSSRPETDLNTLVWTTDD, encoded by the coding sequence GTGGTAGCGCCGGATCCCGTCGACGCCCGTCTCCTGGCCATGATCGCCGAGATGGGCCGTGCCGCCGTGCACGAGGTGGCCGCGCGACTGGGCATGGACCCGCGGGAGGCCGCCGCCCGGCTGATCACGTTGTCCGGCAGTGGGCTGCCGCTGCTGGTCGGCGTGGAGTGCGACCCGAACGGCATCCGCAAGGCGTTGGCGAACAGCGTGGCGTGGGGCAGCTACTCGGGGCCCGGCGGCCAGGCCGTCCGCGGCACGCCGAGCGGCCCGTACCCGCCCACGCCCGGCACGGTGCACGGCACGCCGTCCGGCTCGTACCCGGGTCATCCCGTTCCGCAGGGGCCGCCCAGCGCGCCGTTCCCGGCGCAGCACGGCGGGTCCGGACCGGTGCCCGTGTCGGAGCCGATGAGCACGTGGGGCGTGCCCGGCACGTCCGGTTGGGCACGCGGTGACCAGGCGCCCGCGCCGCGGTCCCGCACCGGCAAGATCGGCACCACGTTGGAGACCGAGGGCCTGGAGGGCGCCCGGTTGACCATCCAACTGGTCGAGGTGGTCGACCCGGCGGACTTCCTGTTCACGGCGGCCGGTTACAAGCTGGCGGCCGGTGAACGGGCCGTGGTCGTGCACACGGAGTTGGCGAACGTCGGCCAGGTGCCGTTCAACTCGCTGCCCGACATGTACCTGATGTTGATGACCAACAAGGGTGAGACGGTCGCCAAGGCGCCCGTGTCGCTGTCCTCCCGGCCGCCGCACAAGATCGGCATCCAGCCCGGCGAGACCGCCGGCGGCCACACCGTCTACATCCTGCCCGAGGACACGGTGATCTTCTCGGTCCGCTGGAGCTCCCGCCCCGAGACCGACCTCAACACCCTGGTCTGGACCACCGACGACTAA
- a CDS encoding multidrug effflux MFS transporter: MDNRTRLVVLLGSLCLLGPLSIDMYLPGFPAIAAEFGAAESQIQLSLTTFILGLSAGQLVVGPLSDSWGRRRPLLVGIGSYVVISLICAVAPNAFAFAGLRLLQGLGVAAGFVIAMAVARDRFEGVAMARFMSLMMLVNSLGPVLAPVLGGQLLRFTSWRGTFVVLGVLGLLLLIALAVGLPETLPQSKRRPANLLLTLKVFGGLLADRKFLGYALASALALGALLAYVAGGSFTLQNVYGLTPQQFSLVFALNSVAVLLAGLLNTALTGRVMPRPLLKIGMAGCATGGVGLLIGGLVGGGLVTFLPPLFLLTMSVGLLMPNASTLAMSRHPEAAGSASAVLGVTTFLVGGLMAPLVGAGGSASVLPMVTVMASATVLAVILFATLTRGDVGITRDTDPTPIPA; the protein is encoded by the coding sequence ATGGACAACAGGACCCGACTGGTCGTGCTGCTGGGGTCCCTGTGCCTGCTGGGGCCGTTGTCGATCGACATGTACCTGCCGGGGTTCCCGGCGATCGCGGCGGAGTTCGGCGCGGCCGAGTCGCAGATCCAGCTGTCGCTGACGACGTTCATCCTCGGTCTGTCGGCGGGGCAGCTCGTGGTGGGACCGCTGTCCGACTCGTGGGGCAGGCGTCGGCCGCTGTTGGTCGGGATCGGCAGCTACGTCGTGATCTCGCTCATCTGCGCGGTCGCGCCCAACGCCTTCGCGTTCGCCGGTCTGCGCCTGCTCCAGGGGCTGGGCGTGGCGGCCGGGTTCGTGATCGCGATGGCGGTCGCGCGGGACCGGTTCGAGGGTGTCGCGATGGCGCGGTTCATGTCGCTGATGATGCTGGTCAACAGCCTGGGGCCGGTGTTGGCGCCGGTGCTCGGCGGCCAGCTGCTGAGGTTCACGTCGTGGCGCGGGACGTTCGTGGTGCTCGGTGTGCTCGGGTTGCTGCTGCTGATCGCCCTGGCCGTGGGGCTGCCGGAGACGTTGCCGCAGAGCAAGCGGCGTCCGGCGAACCTGCTGCTCACGTTGAAGGTGTTCGGTGGACTGCTCGCCGACCGCAAGTTCCTCGGCTACGCGCTGGCGTCGGCGTTGGCCCTTGGTGCGCTGCTGGCGTACGTCGCCGGCGGGTCGTTCACGTTGCAGAACGTGTACGGGCTCACGCCGCAGCAGTTCAGCCTGGTGTTCGCGCTGAACTCGGTGGCGGTGCTGCTGGCCGGCCTGCTCAACACCGCGCTGACCGGCCGCGTCATGCCGCGTCCACTGCTCAAGATCGGCATGGCGGGCTGTGCGACCGGCGGGGTGGGTCTGCTCATCGGCGGTCTGGTGGGTGGCGGCCTGGTGACGTTCCTGCCGCCGTTGTTCCTGCTGACGATGAGCGTCGGCCTGCTCATGCCGAACGCCTCGACGCTGGCGATGTCCCGGCACCCGGAGGCGGCGGGCAGCGCGTCGGCCGTCCTGGGTGTGACGACGTTCCTGGTCGGTGGCCTGATGGCGCCGCTGGTCGGTGCGGGCGGGTCGGCGAGCGTGCTGCCGATGGTGACCGTGATGGCGTCCGCGACCGTGCTGGCCGTGATCCTGTTCGCCACGCTGACCAGGGGCGACGTGGGCATCACCCGTGACACCGACCCCACCCCGATCCCCGCCTGA
- a CDS encoding RluA family pseudouridine synthase — translation MSGYRTLPVPDGLDGMRVDAGLAKLLGLSRTVVVGLTESGDVLLDGQPAGKSDRLIAGSVLEVTLPEPERPIQVQVMPVEGLEILHQDDDIIVVDKPVGVAVHPSPGWTGPTVVGGLAAAGIRIATSGAAERQGVVHRLDVGTTGVMVVAKSEHAYSALKHAFKERTVDKLYHALVQGHPDPIKGTIDAPIDRHPKHDYKFAVMANGKPSITHYEVVEAFRAASLLDVHLETGRTHQIRVHFSALRHPCVGDLTYGADPSLAKRLGVTRQWLHARTLGFHHPADGQWVSYTSEYPADLAAALELLRAEGY, via the coding sequence ATGAGCGGCTATAGGACCCTTCCCGTTCCGGACGGTCTGGACGGGATGAGGGTCGACGCCGGTCTGGCCAAGCTCCTCGGCCTGTCCCGCACGGTGGTGGTCGGGCTGACCGAGTCCGGCGACGTGCTGCTGGACGGACAGCCAGCGGGCAAGTCGGACCGGCTGATCGCGGGCTCGGTGCTGGAGGTCACCCTCCCCGAGCCCGAGCGGCCGATCCAGGTGCAGGTCATGCCGGTGGAAGGCCTGGAGATCCTGCACCAGGACGACGACATCATCGTGGTGGACAAGCCGGTCGGCGTAGCCGTGCACCCCAGCCCCGGCTGGACCGGCCCGACCGTGGTGGGCGGACTGGCCGCGGCCGGCATCCGGATCGCCACGTCCGGAGCGGCCGAACGCCAGGGCGTCGTGCACCGGTTGGACGTCGGCACGACCGGCGTCATGGTGGTGGCGAAGAGCGAGCACGCCTACTCGGCGTTGAAGCACGCGTTCAAGGAACGCACCGTCGACAAGCTCTACCACGCGCTCGTGCAGGGCCACCCGGACCCGATCAAGGGCACCATCGACGCCCCTATCGACCGGCACCCGAAGCACGACTACAAGTTCGCCGTGATGGCCAACGGCAAGCCCAGCATCACGCACTACGAGGTGGTGGAGGCCTTCCGGGCCGCGTCACTGCTCGACGTGCACCTGGAAACCGGCCGCACGCACCAGATCCGGGTGCACTTCTCGGCGCTGCGGCACCCGTGCGTCGGCGACCTGACCTACGGCGCCGATCCGTCGCTGGCCAAGCGGCTCGGCGTGACCCGGCAGTGGCTGCACGCCCGGACGCTCGGCTTCCACCACCCGGCCGACGGGCAGTGGGTTTCGTACACCAGCGAGTACCCGGCCGACCTCGCCGCCGCGCTGGAACTGTTGCGGGCAGAGGGTTACTGA
- the lspA gene encoding signal peptidase II yields MSTDPNTEPDTPEQPDTPLPKRRVLLLAVIAPLVLAVDLVTKILAVEHLEGREPVELFGGLLYLPLIRNTGAAFGLAEGWTVILALIAFGVVGFILWIARRLRSVGWAIGLGLVLGGAMGNLVDRVFRGPGPLRGGVVDFISVLDPWGNFFPVFNVADSAICVGGGVIVLMALLQRDYDGTRVEKPAAKKAGA; encoded by the coding sequence GTGAGCACCGATCCCAACACCGAGCCGGACACGCCGGAACAGCCGGACACACCGCTGCCCAAGCGACGGGTCCTCCTGCTGGCCGTCATCGCACCGCTCGTGTTGGCCGTCGACCTGGTCACCAAGATCCTCGCGGTGGAGCACCTGGAGGGGCGTGAGCCGGTCGAGCTGTTCGGCGGCCTCCTCTACCTGCCGCTGATCCGCAACACCGGCGCCGCGTTCGGCCTGGCCGAGGGCTGGACGGTGATCCTCGCGCTGATCGCGTTCGGCGTGGTCGGGTTCATCCTGTGGATCGCGCGCCGGCTGCGGTCGGTCGGCTGGGCCATCGGCCTCGGCCTGGTCCTCGGCGGCGCGATGGGCAACCTCGTGGACCGCGTCTTCCGAGGTCCCGGCCCGTTGCGCGGCGGCGTGGTCGACTTCATCTCGGTGCTCGACCCGTGGGGGAACTTCTTCCCGGTGTTCAACGTGGCGGACTCCGCCATCTGCGTGGGCGGCGGCGTGATCGTGCTGATGGCGCTGCTCCAACGTGACTACGACGGTACGCGCGTGGAGAAGCCCGCGGCCAAGAAGGCGGGCGCATGA